TTCATAATTTCCATGCCTCGTTTCCGTATACCCTTGCTGATGCTGGCCCTGCTAGGGCTCTTCGTGGCTTCCTGCTCCAAAAGCCATGACATGGACCCTGACCATAACAAGAGTGTGTACATGACCATTATGATGGACATGATGACGCAGATGGACGCGCAGGCCAAAACCCAGGACCCCGACCACGATTTTGCGGCTCAAATGGTACTGCACCACGAAGCGGCCATCAAAATGGCGCAGGAGGAGCTGAAAAGCGGCTCCAACCAGGAAATGAAAACGACGGCCCAGACCATCATCACCAAGCAGCAGGCCGAAATCACGCAGTTCAACGCCTTCCTCAGCGGCCACTCGGCCCGGCAGCCCCTCGTGCCACAATTCACCCAGCTCCAGAAAACCAACATGGATAAAATGATGGCCAGCAGCGATAAGCGCACCATCACGGGCCGGTCGGACTATGACTTTGCCCAACTAATGGTCGACCATCATCAGGCGGCCATCGACAACTCCGAGGCGCTGCTGGTGCACGGCCGCGAGAACACCACCCGCGCCCTGGCGCAGGCCATCATTGCTGACCAGCGCCAGGAAATCCTGGCGTTGCAGG
This region of Hymenobacter sp. GOD-10R genomic DNA includes:
- a CDS encoding DUF305 domain-containing protein, with translation MPRFRIPLLMLALLGLFVASCSKSHDMDPDHNKSVYMTIMMDMMTQMDAQAKTQDPDHDFAAQMVLHHEAAIKMAQEELKSGSNQEMKTTAQTIITKQQAEITQFNAFLSGHSARQPLVPQFTQLQKTNMDKMMASSDKRTITGRSDYDFAQLMVDHHQAAIDNSEALLVHGRENTTRALAQAIIADQRQEILALQDWLTRNK